In Miscanthus floridulus cultivar M001 chromosome 19, ASM1932011v1, whole genome shotgun sequence, the DNA window gaactaatttaacttttgtttatccaaacatatatgcaaatcatcatgtgattttgagctaaaaatgacataaaatcataataaagtccaacatataaagttacacatgcatctacatcgcaaaatgagataagctactgataaaacataagaggattaagtttgttacatctaaaatcgaaagagcaacaccaataggagggggagagagagcaagaacaacagcaagctgaagaacagaggcagtaagtttgaatggaatggctcgggctcggggaggaagaaataagctggtctataggccgggataattagtcccggttagggagccaaactgggactaaagattaatctttattcctggGACATCacctaaaccgggactaaaagctttagtcccgactggtattactaacccgggactaaaggaacctttagtcctgggggcaaaaaaatgccaagactaatgctaaattggaatatcgttctaaagtctgttctctagtagggCTTAACATGGAGTTGCAGACTGGTTTTCATAGTATTAAATTCTATATCATCTCAGTAGAAAATTTGGTGTGGCAGTTAACGACGAAACGGAAGAAAACATGGTGAAACCGTTTCTCATGCGCCTGTGTCGCACTGTCGCGCACCTTGTTATCCTGGGAGCGCCCGCGCTATAGCAGTAACAGCACCAAGCCACTGTAGGCACGAGGCTGAGTCTGATGCTCACTGGTCGCATCTTGCCCTCGTGCTGTGCTGCCTAACTCGCTATCCGCTGCGTCCATGCATGCTCTTGCCCGTGGCCCGTGGGACACCGCTCCTGCTCGTGTCGGCCCAGTACACTGCTCTTGCATGATGGCAACGCTCGCCGCCAAAGCTGCCAGCGCCTACGCCACCACCTACAAAGTGTGCCCAGCCACCCTAGTAgccgattttttttttgttttcttgccTTTTTTTAAGTTTTTTACAAATATGTCTCTGCTGGTATCCTTTAAAAAATAGACATAGACCTTGGCGCCATGATAATTGGCGCTGTGCTAACATGTCTCGGCGCCAATTACTCTGACGCCTAGGTCTTGGGCCGGCATCGGCGTGCCCTGAAGACGTGGATGGTGACCTGGCGGCCGACTCGGTgccatagatcttggcaccgagcttGGCGTCCACGATCTGTGGTGCCGTGGTATCATTTAAAATCGAACGCCCACCCTTTTCTGGCCGAGccttcttccttttcttcctCGTCTATCTCAAGTTTTTGCTCTTCCCACTTCGCCCAACCTCAGAAattgacatattggaccttggaaacttggatttgatccatagaaCTTCGAGAGCAAGatatggtccctcccctcctccttttTCAGTattgattcggtatatattatcTGTATTTTGCAACCAAAGAAacatcattacttagggttttaagcaattattaatatttgtattatacaaccataggatACCAAGGCATGATGTCgactagaatatcatcggcagtcctccgaggggtatcccacgaaggtagattgatcggcagaggagcgtgtaatcatgaataagaaggcaacagagacacacgagttatacaggttcaggccatcagtatgacgtaataccttactcctatggtctgttggtttgtattagctatcgtatgatttgccgtgattttgtagggggtccctgcccgccttatatagtccagggggcagggttataagtcaggttagatctgagagataaccggaaagtaataacagattacaagaatcatgggatcagtacagtatcctaacagatctcagtaacatcttcaggatatcctcccattgtcttgcgggaggcgccgagcagaatcatgccccgcaaggcttcttcttgtgggctgggccgcccctggaggcgtagcccatgtggtctgccgtgggtatctgggatcgtaccccccacagctagtccctgagcgccttgtacccgttgtgcaacgccatcttgaactTTTCCGAGTAGGTGAgaaccaaaaccgagctgtccaaatcatggtccgaccaccataatgaatcgccgagcagttgtgagcagctgccgaGTAGCGTgcaacatcgccgagcagtgtgttccgagcacggcttgacataagggtgtaaggagctcaagtctagaattgaaaatttctacGCAGTAAaactaagtgtgcccacttagagtccgaccacgagggaAAAGATAACCTTCTTTAGCTTTTAGAGGCACAGAGTCTTTCAGaaaaaagcaaacacattcatcgcaaggtgaagtgtgcccacttagtccccgagcctgacagtaggtgacgtagtcatgtggtgctagggtcagaaagtagtaaaccagccgagcaggtggCCAGTCCCCGAACGTAGCCTCGAGAtggaaacaaacacattcaccgcaaggtgaagtgtgcccacttagtccctgagcctgatagtaggtgacatagtcatgtggtgccagggtcagaaagtagtaaaccagccgagcagatagctagtccccgagcgtagcctcgagatggaaacaaacacattcaccgcaaggtgaagtgtgcccacttagtccccaagcctgacagtaggtgacgtagtcacgtggtgccagggtcagaaacgaAGAAATAACGAAAACCAACCGAGCAGACAACCAGTCCCCGTGTTTCAGGCgaagatatcggataaatcaaaccgtggagaaaaaatcagagtaatggctgtacagtaacggttactgagcctcattaaattgcgGAGAAATCAGCGATTTTTTGGCAGCGATAAATGAGTGACGTGGGCTGCTGTTGCgtgatagcccaagttgcggcccattaaaccacgtTGGAGAAGTCGAAACAGCGCTGatcgtgggaacggtttcccaaaaaccctcagatgcAAAGAAGGgtagggaaagtgctttataaccatgCCGCCGCATACCTCGCCGCCTACCTCTGCCACTCTGCCCTGTTTCCTTCCTTCGCAATCCCTGCGCTCCACATTCCGTACCAACGCGGGCACTCGCCTCCAATCTAGGACCAAACTAGAGAGAATGGTGTCGAAAAAGGGAGCCGCAAAGCCGAGGAAGGCGGCCACTGGAGCCAGccgcgatgaggagtgggtgTCGGCGAAAACGAGGGTGGCGGATCTCAACAGAATGGTGGCGGCAGGTGTTCTCCTAGACCACCTCACTATCGGATGGCAGcgggctagtggtgagccctttccaacacctcatactgatgaggctgcagtatttgaagattatttctggcgaggattagggtttcctgtccatccctttctgagggatcttatggagttttgggcgattagacTCTacaatctgcaccccaacaccatactgcacgtgtcgatctttatccatttctgcgaggcatttcttggtgttcttccacacttcaacctcttcaggcacctgttctgtctgaagaagaaagGGGGCAGCGAttctaaggtggtcggcggcgtgtacctacagctcagggatgggatggccagcgaatacatCAACGTACCGCTAAAcacctccctgaaaggttggaacgCTAGATGGTTCtacatcaaacaaagtcacccaataattcgatgcgacgtccaccacatcccagTGAACCATAGTAGCTGGTCAGAGAGACCCAACAGTGCtaacatggagcaagtaatggagcttcttgacttgattaagggcgtggagcttaggggtgaactggttgcagctagcttcatagtgcgccgcatccagccctgcaaagagagggcccacccggcgttcgactacaaaggtgacaacgacggtacccgGAAAAGCACAGACCGGCTATcaaagaaagaagtaatagaccgGGCCATGGACCTATTCACTGCCAACGTCTCATTCAGTTGGCCACAAGGAACGAAGGCCTTCAACTGCACCAATCCGCCTCCTTAGGTAACCATTTCATTTCGCATTGACTAGGCATCGATTGCCGAGcaaaggactgacttacttatgtaaagatccattagcaggatagggcaatatacttttcaagcgtgccgagagccgattggccaaaaggagtagaCATCCGGTGGCCGCTAcagcccgaagaggaggagccgagCACCTCGTCAGATAGTCCATCCCTGGTATCAGAGAAGATCCGTGGGAAAAGACTAGCGGTAGATGAGCctgtccaaaaaaggagaaaaaccgcagGCTCCACTGCACACAAatcgggcggcatctcgcttggtgatgaTCGAACTGCTCGACCGCGAAGGACCGTAGTGCTAGAATGGTCTGACGACGATGAAAACCAGACAGCACATCCACCGAGCACGAAGGAGCCATTAAAAGGGTGCTGAAGTCCTCGAGCAGCAAGCAAGGGAGAGTCATGCACAGGCAACAATGGAAGTCCCGACGGTGCAGACGaccggagtccccgagcaacaagggggaataaccgCAGAGCAGCACACAGAGGAGGCTTCAGGGCACCAAGCAGAGCAGCAGCCTGTTGTAGAAGAGCAGGAACTCTCCCATCAGGCAGACCAAGCAGCAGCGCCTGGGGGATTAGGCAGGcatcgccggttcaagaaattgaatcgGAAGACCAAACCTTAAGTATCTTTgtcttggagtaataatattgtttCTTGATTTCTTTTGGGTACTGACAGGCCGACATTACGTAGGGCAACACTGAGGCCGGGACCCTCAGTAGGAACAATGCCGACTGCTCCCATccgggagtccccgagtgctctaCAAACAGACGACGGGTCGGCCGCCGCTGCCAGCGGTCCTGGCGGCggtgaatcattggcgcacacAACAGGCGCGTCAGCGACAGCGACCGAAGCTGCGACTGAAAACGTCGATACTTTGGAAGCGGAAGCTGCAGCTATTGTTGATGCGTTGGATGCTAAGGAAGCAACTCCAACAATGGCCGAGGAGCAACTTGCACCGCCCGCAGCAATGTCAGGAGTGGTCAGAGCAGCTGTCCAACCACAGAGTCCCCTAGTGGTGCCTCGAGCGAcgacggaggaggacgaggttgtggagatcgagcgtgccgtACCTAAACCCCAGTCCATCCGGATTCTCCAAAAACGTGGGGAAGAGGTAGTAAttgtcgaggaagaaaacaccactagggagataaagaggttgaaatccgccgttgctggagttatgactcaaatcgaggtgagtaccgCGCCTGAAAtactgatatatgttgttggagaccaaagtttatcactagcattgttcatccataggggatagctcgaacagcCGAGCAACGAcaccaactgatgaagaggatggaacccctcgccgaggagaacaagaaactcCGGGAGGCATTAAATCTTTCGGAAAAGAGTAttaagagggcccagcgcgagcgggaccttgTAGAGTCTAACTCGCGGGACCTAGGAACATTAGAATGGGGTTCTATCCTAAGCAACTAACTGGCTGCATCCGAGCAGCTAAAGAAGAAATCCGAGCAATtggcgattgtatccgaggagctaaaaaatatgtccgagcaatTAGGCAAGAAAACCAGAGAGCTCAAAAGTAAATCCGAGCAGCTCGAGATCAGAAGTGCAAGCAGTTCGAgaatgtatccaagcagaaatcTGGTATGCTTTATCAGCGAATGAACTTTGCAATAGTTGCCCATCCGTTTTTTTCAATAACTGTtttgcttgcagagcaagatgcagaactcagcCTAGCTACGCCAGACCGTCGAGCAAATCCTGACTAAGATAAAGCGAAAGAGTCAGAGCGAGCAAATAAACTGGCCAAAGAACTAAAAGGTAGATACCCCCTGATCAGAAATattgttgtagtacttttctggcATGACGAACCATTGTAATGCTTGTAGATTTTCCGCTataaagccaaggcacagttcgatgtgctggtgcaggaagccaaggtccaaaaagacaacttcaacactgTAACCGCCGCAATAAAACCAGTACTCGACTACGTCGATATTGAACCGGCACCTCATCCTAACGGGAGGCAGCAAGGGTCAGACATCATCATCCAGAGATGCAAGGCAgtgtgggagaatttcaaaaacttcaaccgcgacgcctGTTATGAccaccgctactcatgcccttacggtggttcggtcccactacctGACTATCAATATCCAGTTGATAGGGGGCGGGTTCGCCGATGGGCTGAGTGACGCAgaaacccagcagctggaggatgatgttgaagatgcaTCAAAAATGCTTGTcggtgatatagacctgtttggcgaaacagaAGGTGTTGGCGGAGCTTAACAAACTGCCCGGATATTATCACCTATACCACTTGCTTTATTTGGTGATGAAGAATCGTTGTATTAACAACCTAATGCAATTATGCATAATTTTAAGCAGTGTTCGAGcagttagttttcactaaactcTATGCCTTAGCTAGCCTGTAATCCgcaacgcagagcgcggagcctgtgcacatgttggaaaaacaagcgttaccaaggaaccatagcctaCCACCCAATACGCAGAGCACgaagcccatagcatgtgtaggggtGTATTAGAGCCTTGGTAGCAAAACACATGCTGCCCAGCGGCCAATTTGAGTAACTTGGTGAGAAAAAGTAGttaaagtggcgtccgagcagttagttcatgcctgaaatctaggccttgactagcccatagtccataatgtcgatcACAGAGACCCTGACACATGTAGgatgaataggcatgaccaaggaaccacagccgaccaaccataacgcagagcgcggagccccagGCACGTGTAGGAagggatcggagactgggtcttctccatagaaaacaaaagaaaacgtgtgctgctcgatgaTCGGCGAGCTATGTTAGGAGATTTGGAGCGCAAAATCGTCGTCgtttttaggagaaaaatttatgtgatccggagaaaacataatcggcgatttttggagaaatcgtgttcggcgatttttggagttaacgtgttcggcgatttttggagaaatcgtgttcggcgatttggagaaattgtgttTGGCAATTtggggagttaacgtgttcggcgatttggagaaatcgtgttcggcgattttgggagttaacgtgtttggcgatttttggagttaacgtgttcggcgatttttggagttaacgtgttcggcgatttatggagaaatcatgttcggcgatttttggcgtGCTTGGCGAGCGCATTGGAGATCGTCATGGAGTATCATATAGCCCATCAACCGTAAGTGAAAATTATAATGGAGGAAAAAATGGaggcaaattatggagaccagaactttattaatcagaaagtaaagaatacatatctgtgttgtttcagggatagaaacgtataaggtggcTCGATGTGCCAGGAGTTAGGAATATCGATTCCattctaagtcacataagcgataagaccctggtcgagtaacacctttgacgacgtaagggccctcccaggggGAAGACAAGCTTGTGAAGCCCTTAGGTTTTTTGTTTCCTACGTAAGACTGAGGTCGCCGATCGCGAACTGAACGACCTTTGACTGttgcggttgtaatacctccgcaaaccttcgaggtacttggctgTGTGAACGCAAGTGATCAGAAGTTCTTTCTTAGCCCGATCAACGTCTTCTATCTGAACAGCcgaggcttgctcttcatcataactttctactctaggtgctcggaaggcaatatccgctagaagtatggcctctgagccgtagaccaaaaaatatggagatatgccggtactgcgactagcttgagtgcgcagtccctagaccacagctggtagttctttgagccatctgcccgaatgcttttcttctttctaataaagtctttttttgagggcgtcaaggatcataccattagcccgctcgacctggccattagctctaggatgagcaacggaaacgtatttaacggagatgcaccggtcttcgtagaagtcccaaaaatgatggccggtaaaagtggtcccgaggtcggtgatgatgctgttcgggagaccgaatctgtatATGATGtcttcttcaaagagctcgactgctttctttgtagtagctgagatgagtggtttgtactcaatccacttggagaacttatcaatggcgacgtacacataccgaaaacctcctggcgctaggcttgaaaggcccgatcatatccagtccctagcatgcgaatggccaggaagctagaatggtctgCATTTCTTGTGcctggtacatgtatttgcttggcaaaaaactagGCAACCCTCACATCAGTCGAACTgagatcttctgcatcagagatggtcGTGAGCCAAtaaaaacctgctcggaaagctttgccaaccagaGTTCTCAAAGCCgcgtgattgccataggaactagagtgaattttagaaagtagcttcacaccgtcgtcttggatgatgcacttctacagtatcccttccttggcacttttcctcatcaggttaccgtctaccagcacataatgcttactTCAGCGAATTAGAAGTTCAGTTTCgatcttgtcggcgggtacttcgttgctggtgaggtatttgatgaactgctccctccaatcgtTGACCAACGAAGGTACcacaagtaccagctgctcgacgGGGGGtacttcttcaacttccttctcttctttaatggatggtgctaggaggtcttgaacaaaaaccCCCGGTGGAACCACgatgcgagaagatcctatctttgagagCTGGTTGGCTGGTTGGTTTTGATCTCGTACCTCATGGtagtactcgataccatagaatttcccttcgagcttcctgatttcggcatagtatgcatccattttctcactagaataggaccaatctttattgagctggttgataaccagcgcggaatccccatacaccatgaggcgtttgatgctGAGCTCGACTGCTATACAaggaccatggagacatgcttcgtattccacgGCATTGTTGGAGACCggaaaatgtatgcgaagaacatatcggagtttatccttagtcggcgtgatgaacagaatgcccgcaccagcaccattgatgttaagggcaccatcgaagtacatcaaccagtgctcagggcaagtggcggcaatgggttcttggatctcggtccactcagcgatgaaatcagcaagcgcctaagACTTAATGGTGGGTCTACTTCTaaagtcaatggagtaagtgccgagctcaatagcccacttgatgatacgaccattggcctctttgttgcggagaatatcccccagagggaactcagtgaccacgacgatcttgtagtGTTCGAAGTAATGTCagagcttgcgtgaggtaatcaaaattgcatataacagcttttgcacctgaggataacgagttttgggctcattaagtaccttgcTGATAAAATAGACCAgatgttgcaccttgtaggcgtgtctaGTTTCCTCGCGTTCGATGACAATAGCCATACTGACAACACGAAAAGTGGCGGTGATGTAtatcagcagagtttcatctagtcgtggcactgtcatgattggaggttttgttaaaaacaacttgagctgctcgaaagctatgtctgcctcctttgaccaagaaaaaagctcagaggccttgaggagcttgaagaaaggtagccctttttcaccgaggcgtgagataaaacggcttaacgcagccatgcagcctgtaagcttctgtatatccttgacacatgtcggccgtttcattttggtgatggcagagaccttgtcagggtttggttTGATGCCTCGAGcgttgacgatgtagcccagcaggataccagatggaactccaaagatgcactttgaagggttcagcttccatcggtatttgttcaggttggagaaagtttcttcaaggtcggcgataaggttgtcggtggttttagtcttgacgaccatgtcgtcgatgtaggcttcgacattgcggccgatcggttggtcgaggcatgtctggatagccctttggtaggtcgctccagcgttctttagtccaaaggacatagtggtgtagaagtacgcaccgaaaggcgtgatgaacgacgttttgacctggtcttctttcttgagggagatctgatgatagccggagtaatagtcaagaaaggagagcaactcgtagccggcggtggagtctacaacctcgtctatccaaggcaggtcgaaggggtctttagggcagtgtttgttaagatcagtataatcaacacacaatctccattctttattctttttcctaacaagaataggattagctaaccaatctggatgatacacttcttttataaatccggcagctaagagccgttttatttctaccctaatggcctcctttttgtccagcGTGAATCGgagaagtttttgcttgatcggtttagcggtcggcgagacatttaaggagtgctcgatcttctcccacggtacccccggcatgtctgtaggtttccaagcaaacacatcggcagttggcatgtaggaaggagactgagcacgctttcctatttggggtcaaggtgagccccgaattttcaccatcttggaagggtcgtcgaggccgaggccgatctccttgacttccttggacttggctggaggcatgaggaggctctgggatctccatgtcatcagcagaCGCCATCTTGGCTTCGACGACCactgctagccatctagatggagaggtcggtggcttcggcgagggcgagactctcttgTCTCGCAAGCAGTAGgtgacggagaggttggcccgtagagacaggactcctatgggtgaaggcatcttcaacaccaaggTACGCTAGTgcgaacggccatgaacttggccagagccagATGCCCCAGTAtgacatggtaggcggtgtcgaagtcagcgacatagaagttgacatgctccactcggtagttggttgtCATGCtgaactgtactagtagggtgatctccccaagcggtctggatgccctaccaggtaccacgccccagaaggaggagtctaagggCATGAGATCTATTGTCCCtgaggccgagctcccttagggccccggcgaagagtagattcaaagcgctcccaccgtcgataaggacttttctgaaaagcaccttctagacagttgcatcgaggacgaggggaaaacgccctatgtagggtatgtccacccattggtcggccctgctgaaagtgatggggagttcagaccatgggcgatagctagggttggtggcAGTTTCCTCTAAAGTGACGGcaagcactcgtcgggcggcgagcttccgttcccttcttcTCTcgttggaggcgaggcccccaaagatggtggtgaccaccttgtcatggtcctggaaggcattgtttttaccccctaggtggtcggcgtcctccgttcccaccattgtcgtcgtcgtactttttgtcctagaactccttagccaaaccaaggcagtctttcatcttgtgtttggcgttcttgtgcagggggcatggGCCGTCGAgaatcttcttgtattgctcatcatagttacgcttggcgcgtggctcattgacgttggcaacaatgtggtctggtcggcagcggtgattctgaccaggtttgaatccatttAGCCGATCACGTTCGTTGTCCCAGTGGAaactgcggtcgtcgtagcggcggtcgttgtgctgtcggtcgtcgGTGCGATCGTCATGGCGGTgaggcgggcgattagtgcccatgtcttcattaaaacacacctccgcttcctcggcgtcggcgtaccggttggcggtcgtgatcatctcgccgatgccgatAGGTGGCTTTTtgttgaacttagaacggagttcgcggtgatgaagtcctcggacgaaggcggtgatgacttcggcttccgtgatgttgggaatagaattcctcatctcggagaagcgcCTGATGTAGCTGCAGAGTAGTTCGGAtggcttttgggtgatgcggttgagatcgtgcttggtgcccggccgcctgcatgtagccatgtaattgtcaatgaagactttcttcagctcttcccaagatccaatagagtccgaggcaaggcttgtgaaccagctcatggcggctggcgtgagcatgacggggagataatttgccatgacgttggtgtctcctccggcagcGTGGACGGCGGTGgtgtaagcctacagccactgagttgggttcatccttccttcatagggctcgacccaatgattttgaaaccacggggccactggagtgttcggagcaccttggtgaatgctgggggcccttctGGGTTGTCGGTGCTGATATCAGTAGTATTGCCAGCAATGATCGGCTCTAGAGCCGAGTTCGGATTACCATACTCTCGCTCATACTCCTGGCggcgtcgtacttcatcttcatggcgcccgaagCGATGCTGATCGATACGCCATCGTGCATCCTggaggt includes these proteins:
- the LOC136526122 gene encoding uncharacterized protein, with the translated sequence MVYGDSALVINQLNKDWSYSSEKMDAYYAEIRKLEGKFYGIEYYHEVRDQNQPANQLSKIGSSRIVVPPGVFVQDLLAPSIKEEKEVEEVPPVEQLVLVVPSLVNDWREQFIKYLTSNEVPADKIETELLIR